In the Magnetospira sp. QH-2 genome, one interval contains:
- the trpE gene encoding anthranilate synthase component I yields the protein MQIRPDFAQFKATYESGRAQVAWTTLVADLETPVSAYLKLADGRCNSFLLESVTQGTNRGRYSFIGLKPDVIWRCHGPKAEINRQARMDPDSFEACQLDSLASFRALLAESHIDLPEELPPMSAGLVGYMAYDMIRQIETLPDDNPDEINIPDGIYMRPSVIAVFDNIEDLVTVITPVWVDEDNISAEAAHEQARTRLADVVADFQRSLPYRRERPSDTADLGEPQSNMTREQFHSMVDKAKEYILAGDIFQVVLSQRFRLPFNLPPFALYRSLRRLNPSPYLFNLDFGDFTIVGSSPEVLVRVRDGEITIRPIAGTRPRGATPEEDRALAKDLLGDEKELAEHLMLLDLGRNDVGRVAKVGSVRVTERSIIENYSHVMHIVSNVIGELDRDRADELDALFGGFPAGTVSGAPKVRAMEIIDELEPERRSFYAGCIGYFGANGDMDTAIALRTALVKDGTLYAQAGGGIVHDSTSEGEYQESLNKARAIIRAAQEAVRFAARG from the coding sequence ATGCAAATCCGGCCCGATTTCGCCCAGTTCAAGGCAACCTACGAATCGGGTCGCGCGCAGGTGGCCTGGACCACCCTGGTCGCTGACCTGGAAACGCCGGTCTCCGCCTATCTGAAATTGGCCGACGGACGGTGCAATTCCTTCCTGTTGGAATCGGTAACCCAGGGCACCAATCGCGGCCGCTATTCCTTTATCGGCCTGAAACCCGACGTCATTTGGCGTTGTCACGGGCCCAAGGCAGAGATCAACCGGCAGGCGCGCATGGACCCGGATTCGTTCGAGGCCTGCCAATTGGACAGTCTGGCCTCTTTCCGCGCCCTGCTGGCCGAGAGCCATATTGATCTGCCCGAGGAACTGCCGCCCATGTCAGCGGGTCTGGTGGGCTACATGGCCTATGACATGATCCGCCAGATTGAGACCCTGCCCGACGACAATCCGGATGAGATCAATATTCCAGACGGTATCTACATGCGGCCCAGCGTGATCGCCGTGTTCGACAATATCGAAGATCTGGTGACCGTCATCACCCCGGTCTGGGTCGATGAGGACAACATCAGCGCCGAGGCGGCGCATGAACAGGCCCGCACCCGGCTTGCCGATGTGGTGGCCGATTTTCAGCGCTCCCTGCCCTATCGGCGGGAACGGCCTTCGGACACGGCGGATCTGGGTGAACCGCAGTCCAATATGACCCGCGAGCAGTTCCACTCAATGGTCGACAAGGCCAAGGAATACATCCTGGCCGGGGATATCTTTCAAGTGGTGCTGTCGCAGCGTTTCCGGCTGCCATTCAATCTGCCGCCCTTTGCGCTGTATCGATCTTTGCGTCGGTTGAATCCATCGCCCTATTTGTTCAATCTGGATTTCGGTGATTTCACCATCGTCGGCTCAAGCCCTGAAGTGCTGGTGCGGGTGCGCGATGGCGAGATCACCATCCGCCCCATTGCCGGAACCCGCCCCCGTGGCGCCACGCCCGAGGAGGATCGGGCACTGGCCAAGGACCTGTTGGGCGATGAAAAAGAGTTGGCCGAGCACCTGATGTTGCTGGACCTGGGCCGCAACGATGTGGGCCGGGTGGCCAAAGTTGGGTCTGTCCGGGTGACGGAACGTTCGATCATCGAGAACTATTCCCACGTCATGCATATCGTTTCCAACGTGATCGGAGAATTGGACCGTGATCGGGCCGATGAGCTGGATGCCCTGTTCGGCGGTTTCCCGGCAGGCACCGTCTCCGGCGCACCCAAGGTGCGTGCCATGGAAATCATCGATGAGTTGGAACCGGAAAGGCGCAGCTTCTATGCGGGCTGTATCGGCTATTTCGGCGCCAACGGCGATATGGATACCGCCATTGCCCTGCGCACCGCCCTGGTCAAGGACGGCACCCTCTATGCCCAGGCGGGCGGCGGAATTGTCCACGATTCAACGTCCGAAGGCGAATACCAGGAAAGCCTCAACAAGGCCCGCGCCATCATCCGCGCGGCCCAGGAAGCGGTCCGCTTCGCGGCTCGGGGCTAA
- a CDS encoding divergent polysaccharide deacetylase family protein: MPLLPTKPLIRWVVYGMMAVGTLAFGYGAGVMLRGDDSRVVSIKKVSQEIPYYKRRNGGAPYQLPPPEPIFPDPIEELAHLESLPYEEALPHDIYEGPDPTPPESLLPKAPEPFLAAPAPVVQEPVVNETSAVAMLAQAPKPRIKPGGVMPPPKAAPVGQVFQELFPLDPPGAAASPQVASLPPAALPAPTKEGPMVAVVIDDLGIDHKRTRKTIALPGPLTMAFLTYAEDLASQTGAATAAGHELLVHFPMQPGNAKLDPGPEVLELGLEPNEIRRRLNWGLSRFEGFVGVNNHMGSAFTADASSMAVVLEELRDRGLFFLDSRTTGKTAGPDVARRVGIPFAMRNVFLDNVNKDDAVAKQLAILEKLARRNGRAIAIGHPRDATIRMLGEWLPKLKAKGITLVPLSRMVDILG; the protein is encoded by the coding sequence ATGCCGCTTTTACCGACCAAGCCCCTGATTCGCTGGGTTGTCTATGGCATGATGGCCGTGGGAACCCTGGCGTTCGGCTATGGGGCCGGGGTGATGCTGCGCGGCGACGATTCCCGCGTGGTCAGCATTAAAAAGGTCTCGCAGGAGATTCCCTATTACAAGCGCCGCAATGGCGGGGCGCCATACCAGTTACCGCCGCCGGAACCGATCTTTCCCGACCCGATCGAAGAACTGGCTCATCTGGAAAGCCTGCCCTACGAGGAAGCGCTGCCTCACGATATCTATGAAGGCCCGGATCCCACGCCGCCCGAATCTTTGCTCCCAAAGGCACCCGAACCATTCCTGGCCGCCCCGGCGCCGGTGGTTCAGGAACCGGTGGTCAATGAGACCAGCGCCGTGGCCATGCTGGCGCAGGCCCCGAAGCCCAGGATCAAGCCGGGGGGTGTCATGCCACCGCCCAAGGCGGCGCCCGTTGGTCAGGTGTTTCAGGAGCTGTTCCCCCTCGATCCGCCGGGTGCAGCGGCCTCGCCACAGGTGGCCTCCCTGCCGCCTGCCGCGCTACCTGCGCCGACCAAGGAAGGACCCATGGTGGCCGTGGTGATTGATGATCTGGGGATTGATCACAAGCGCACCCGTAAAACCATTGCCTTGCCCGGTCCCTTGACCATGGCCTTTTTGACCTATGCCGAAGATTTGGCAAGTCAGACCGGCGCTGCCACCGCCGCCGGGCATGAACTGTTGGTGCATTTTCCCATGCAGCCGGGCAATGCCAAGCTGGACCCGGGGCCTGAGGTCTTGGAATTGGGGCTGGAGCCGAACGAGATCCGCCGCCGTCTTAATTGGGGCCTCAGCCGTTTCGAGGGCTTCGTTGGGGTCAATAACCACATGGGCAGCGCCTTCACCGCCGATGCCTCGTCCATGGCCGTGGTTCTCGAAGAACTCAGGGACCGCGGGCTGTTTTTTTTGGATTCCCGCACCACCGGCAAGACGGCCGGGCCTGACGTGGCGCGTCGGGTGGGCATTCCCTTTGCCATGCGCAATGTGTTTTTGGATAACGTCAACAAAGATGATGCCGTGGCCAAGCAATTGGCAATCTTGGAGAAATTGGCGCGACGCAATGGTCGGGCCATTGCCATTGGCCACCCGCGCGACGCCACCATCCGCATGCTTGGCGAGTGGCTGCCGAAGTTGAAGGCCAAGGGAATCACCTTGGTGCCGCTCAGCCGCATGGTGGATATCCTGGGTTAG
- a CDS encoding cation-translocating P-type ATPase, which yields MNKIDIQSLELTISGMTCAACSGRLERVLNNQPGVVSATVNLANEKASIAYKDATLATTDLIKAVEKAGFGAEPAAEDGYEALEARQNARLRRDLWVLAGALTLTLPFWLQMIAMWTGGWLVLSPLVQLVLATIVQFGAGFRFYVAANNAVRAKSSNMDLLVVLGTSAAYGLSLFLMLRGEADHLYFEASASVVTLVLLGKVLEGRAKWSATAAIRALGHLRPETARILRDGEEIAIPVKAVRCGDLVIVRPGERFPVDGEVMEGESQADESLLTGESLPVAKAPGDRVTGGALNGEGLLRVSATTIGAESVLGRIVRLIENAQASKAPVQRLVDRVAAIFVPVVTVIAYGTFAGHLLAGASGVEALIHAVSVLVIACPCALGLATPTAIIVGTGAAARAGILIRDAAALEGAHKARTVVFDKTGTLTEGRPTMVLAKSLDRRRKTESLVILAAAAQQGSEHPLARALLDVCEVKTLPKLESFTALPGRGLEARVGKKNVLIGNARLMAERDIPVEPVTDLEAEGHTVVYVAINGKAAGLLAFGDNIKAESASAVARLKAMGRRTILLSGDSRAAVEKVGRTLGLDEVIAQVMPGDKADMVAPLRGKGGVAMVGDGINDAPALAAADVGIAMGTGTDVAMATAGITLMRGRPDLVADALDISRATANKIRQNLFWAFVYNVIAIPLAVSGQLSPVVAGAAMALSSVSVVSNSLLLRRWKPQGR from the coding sequence ATGAACAAGATTGATATACAAAGCCTGGAGCTGACCATTTCAGGCATGACCTGTGCCGCCTGCTCCGGGCGGTTGGAGCGGGTGCTCAATAATCAGCCGGGGGTGGTCTCGGCGACCGTCAACCTGGCCAATGAAAAGGCTTCCATCGCCTATAAGGATGCCACCTTGGCCACCACCGACCTGATCAAGGCGGTGGAGAAGGCCGGATTCGGCGCCGAACCGGCGGCGGAAGACGGTTATGAGGCCTTGGAAGCAAGACAGAATGCCCGCCTGCGCCGGGATCTGTGGGTGCTCGCCGGGGCCCTGACCCTTACCCTGCCATTCTGGTTGCAAATGATTGCCATGTGGACCGGCGGCTGGTTGGTCTTGTCCCCCCTGGTCCAATTGGTCTTGGCGACGATTGTCCAATTCGGGGCCGGGTTCCGATTCTATGTGGCGGCCAACAATGCGGTGCGGGCCAAGTCGTCGAACATGGATCTGCTGGTGGTGCTGGGTACCTCGGCGGCCTATGGATTGAGCCTTTTCCTGATGCTGCGCGGCGAGGCGGATCATCTGTATTTCGAAGCCTCGGCCAGTGTGGTGACCCTGGTCCTGCTGGGCAAGGTGCTCGAAGGACGCGCCAAATGGAGTGCCACGGCGGCCATTCGGGCCCTCGGCCATCTCCGTCCCGAGACCGCGCGCATTCTCCGCGATGGCGAGGAAATTGCCATTCCGGTCAAGGCGGTGCGCTGTGGTGATCTGGTGATCGTGCGGCCTGGTGAACGCTTCCCGGTGGACGGCGAGGTCATGGAAGGCGAGTCCCAGGCAGATGAATCCCTATTGACCGGAGAAAGCCTGCCGGTGGCCAAGGCGCCAGGCGATAGGGTGACCGGAGGGGCCCTGAATGGCGAGGGGCTACTTCGAGTCTCGGCGACCACCATTGGCGCCGAATCGGTGTTGGGGCGCATTGTGCGTCTGATCGAGAACGCTCAGGCCAGCAAAGCCCCTGTGCAGCGTTTGGTGGACCGGGTGGCGGCGATCTTTGTGCCGGTGGTCACGGTAATCGCCTACGGGACCTTTGCCGGGCACCTACTGGCTGGTGCGTCCGGGGTCGAAGCGCTGATCCATGCCGTGTCGGTGCTGGTTATTGCCTGCCCTTGTGCCCTAGGCCTGGCGACGCCGACGGCGATCATCGTCGGGACGGGCGCGGCAGCCCGGGCGGGCATCTTGATCCGCGACGCGGCGGCGCTGGAGGGGGCGCATAAGGCGAGAACCGTTGTGTTCGACAAGACAGGCACCCTGACCGAGGGGCGCCCGACAATGGTGCTGGCCAAGAGCCTGGATAGACGCCGCAAGACCGAATCTCTGGTGATCCTGGCGGCTGCCGCCCAACAGGGCAGTGAACATCCCCTGGCCCGGGCCTTGCTGGATGTATGCGAAGTGAAAACCCTGCCCAAGTTGGAAAGCTTTACCGCTTTGCCGGGGCGCGGCCTGGAAGCCCGGGTCGGCAAGAAAAATGTGCTGATTGGCAATGCTCGCCTGATGGCCGAGAGGGATATTCCCGTCGAGCCGGTGACGGATCTGGAAGCCGAAGGTCATACGGTGGTCTATGTGGCGATCAACGGCAAAGCTGCAGGATTGTTGGCGTTCGGGGACAATATCAAGGCCGAATCGGCCTCGGCCGTCGCCCGCCTCAAGGCCATGGGGCGGCGGACCATTCTGCTCAGTGGCGATAGTCGGGCGGCAGTGGAAAAAGTCGGCCGGACCCTGGGCCTGGACGAGGTCATCGCTCAGGTGATGCCCGGCGACAAGGCCGATATGGTGGCGCCCTTGCGTGGCAAGGGCGGCGTGGCCATGGTGGGCGACGGCATCAATGACGCGCCTGCCCTGGCGGCGGCGGATGTGGGGATCGCCATGGGGACCGGCACCGACGTGGCCATGGCCACCGCCGGGATAACCCTTATGCGCGGTCGTCCGGACCTGGTGGCCGATGCGCTGGATATCTCGCGGGCCACGGCCAACAAGATCCGCCAAAACCTGTTTTGGGCCTTCGTCTATAACGTCATTGCTATTCCCTTGGCCGTATCCGGGCAACTGAGTCCGGTTGTGGCCGGCGCGGCTATGGCCTTGTCCAGTGTCAGCGTGGTCAGCAATTCCTTGCTTCTCAGGCGGTGGAAGCCCCAAGGTCGTTGA
- a CDS encoding tetratricopeptide repeat-containing sulfotransferase family protein — protein MNRAERRRREREAKRAGSQASEEGIGWLQQALTLHQSGRVAEAEALYRRVLAKDPHQSHARHYLGVAAYQSGRLDEAELHIAEALRDDPGSAEAHTNLGLVLEAQGRSIKAIDEFRKALSLKHDYCEARYNIGVSQLSLNEGEEAAKSFLEAIHLKPDFGLAHYNLGIALEGLGQLRESAAAYGQAVHLMPRHALAHLKLGAVSHRLDQTQKALGHFEQALALEPTMAEAHHNLGIAARFLGDMERAKVHFHRALELEPQRAATHDSLIELLEQSNQVNELTEAVAAVEAACPDHPRLTLWQAMVKKREGAYSAVREILEAREPGPEDPHFNAARAQLLGEACDRIDDPSAAFDYFRQSNEWAARTEQAQEVNPAGYAAFIDRLGAWFATVDPHDWTGAQGLDDRLDPIFLVGFPRSGTTLLDSILRSHPLVGVIEERPMLEAVSTRLAAMERGNPEALATLDPNEIRTLRDLYFERLETFRDEAGDVPHIVDKMPLNMVEAGLICRLFPKARFILALRHPCDCVLSCFMQNFKQNDAMANFRELESAATLYDRVFGLWSRYEALFDPAVYTIRYEDLVDDFEGTLGPLVDFLGLEWTDAFRDFAETARQRGRVRTPSYDQVTQPIYRSASGRWTRYRAQMEPVMPILAPWARHWGYQC, from the coding sequence ATGAACCGGGCGGAACGAAGACGACGGGAACGGGAAGCCAAGCGGGCCGGGTCCCAGGCGAGCGAGGAGGGGATCGGGTGGCTACAACAGGCTCTGACTCTGCACCAGTCAGGCCGAGTGGCCGAGGCCGAGGCCTTGTATCGGCGGGTGCTGGCCAAGGATCCGCATCAAAGCCATGCCCGTCACTATTTAGGGGTCGCGGCCTATCAGTCCGGACGCCTGGATGAAGCGGAACTACACATTGCAGAGGCGCTGCGCGATGATCCGGGAAGCGCCGAGGCCCATACGAATCTAGGGCTGGTCCTAGAAGCGCAGGGGCGATCCATCAAGGCCATTGATGAATTTCGCAAGGCATTGAGCCTGAAGCATGATTATTGCGAGGCTCGGTACAATATCGGCGTGTCGCAGCTTTCCTTGAATGAGGGCGAGGAAGCGGCAAAATCCTTTCTCGAAGCGATCCACCTCAAGCCCGACTTTGGTTTGGCCCACTACAATCTGGGCATTGCCCTGGAAGGACTGGGGCAGCTTCGAGAATCGGCGGCGGCCTATGGTCAGGCCGTGCACCTCATGCCCCGCCATGCCCTTGCTCATTTGAAGCTGGGGGCGGTCAGCCATCGATTGGATCAAACGCAGAAGGCATTGGGCCATTTCGAGCAAGCCTTGGCCCTCGAGCCGACCATGGCGGAGGCGCATCACAATCTGGGCATTGCAGCAAGGTTTCTGGGCGACATGGAGCGTGCAAAGGTTCATTTCCATCGCGCTCTGGAGCTGGAACCGCAGCGTGCGGCAACCCACGATTCGTTGATCGAATTGCTTGAACAATCCAATCAAGTCAACGAGCTAACAGAGGCCGTAGCGGCGGTGGAAGCGGCCTGTCCAGATCACCCGAGACTGACCCTTTGGCAAGCGATGGTCAAAAAACGCGAAGGGGCCTATTCAGCTGTTAGAGAGATTCTCGAAGCGCGGGAGCCGGGACCGGAAGATCCCCATTTTAACGCTGCCCGCGCCCAATTGCTTGGCGAGGCTTGCGACCGTATTGATGACCCCTCGGCAGCCTTTGATTACTTCCGCCAATCCAACGAATGGGCGGCGCGGACGGAACAGGCTCAGGAGGTGAATCCGGCTGGATATGCGGCGTTTATTGATCGCCTGGGCGCCTGGTTTGCCACGGTTGACCCTCACGACTGGACCGGCGCACAGGGGCTCGACGACCGACTCGATCCCATATTCCTGGTCGGCTTTCCGCGCTCGGGAACCACGCTGTTGGATAGCATTCTCCGCAGTCATCCCTTGGTCGGGGTCATCGAGGAACGTCCGATGCTCGAAGCCGTGAGTACCCGTTTGGCCGCCATGGAGAGGGGCAATCCGGAGGCCTTGGCCACCCTTGACCCGAACGAGATCCGGACGCTTCGGGACCTGTATTTCGAACGATTGGAGACATTTCGCGACGAAGCCGGCGACGTCCCCCATATCGTCGACAAGATGCCATTGAATATGGTCGAAGCCGGATTGATCTGCCGCCTGTTTCCCAAGGCTCGCTTTATCCTTGCCCTGCGCCATCCCTGCGACTGTGTGCTGAGTTGCTTTATGCAGAACTTCAAGCAAAACGACGCCATGGCCAATTTCCGTGAGCTGGAGAGCGCGGCGACGCTCTACGACCGCGTATTCGGCCTGTGGAGCCGCTACGAGGCTCTGTTCGATCCAGCGGTTTACACCATCCGCTACGAAGACCTGGTGGATGATTTCGAAGGTACGCTTGGACCGCTGGTGGATTTTCTCGGTTTGGAGTGGACTGACGCGTTCAGGGATTTTGCCGAAACCGCGCGGCAACGGGGGCGGGTACGCACCCCAAGCTATGATCAGGTGACTCAGCCGATCTATCGAAGTGCCTCGGGCCGGTGGACACGCTATCGGGCTCAAATGGAGCCGGTTATGCCGATTTTGGCGCCCTGGGCCCGGCACTGGGGGTACCAATGCTGA
- a CDS encoding aminodeoxychorismate/anthranilate synthase component II, with product MFLLIDNYDSFTYNLWHFLSELGATVEVHRNDALTADEALALNPQGLIISPGPCDPDQAGICLELIDKAAGKLPVLGVCLGHQSIGQVFGGKVVRAPTCMHGKLSPIAHTGKGIFAGLRNPFTATRYHSLLVDRESLPDDLQITAETKDGLIMGLQHKSLPIFGVQFHPESIASELGHDLLRNFLKITSKEPLAA from the coding sequence ATGTTTCTGCTGATCGATAACTACGACAGCTTTACCTATAATCTGTGGCATTTCCTGAGCGAATTGGGCGCCACCGTCGAAGTGCACCGCAATGACGCGCTGACCGCCGACGAGGCTCTGGCCCTAAACCCGCAAGGCTTGATCATCTCACCGGGCCCTTGCGACCCTGATCAGGCAGGAATCTGCCTGGAACTGATCGACAAGGCGGCAGGCAAATTGCCTGTTCTGGGGGTCTGCCTCGGCCATCAATCCATCGGACAGGTCTTTGGCGGGAAAGTCGTGCGCGCGCCCACCTGCATGCATGGCAAACTGAGCCCGATCGCCCATACGGGAAAAGGGATTTTTGCCGGGTTGCGCAATCCCTTCACCGCCACCCGCTATCATTCCTTGCTCGTGGATCGCGAGAGCCTGCCCGATGACTTGCAGATCACGGCGGAAACCAAGGATGGCCTGATCATGGGATTGCAGCACAAGTCGCTGCCCATATTCGGTGTCCAATTTCATCCCGAGAGCATCGCTTCGGAGTTGGGGCACGACCTGTTACGAAATTTCCTGAAAATCACCTCCAAGGAGCCTTTGGCGGCATGA
- the trpD gene encoding anthranilate phosphoribosyltransferase encodes MSDTAHYLKPLLAQVADGVSMSEDEAAQAFEIIMSGHATDAQIGAFLMALRLRGETVEEITGAVRTMRAKMLTVTAPDGAMDIVGTGGDASGTYNISTASAFVVAGCGIPIAKHGNKALSSKSGAADVLTSLGVNIGAEMDVVEKAIAEAGIGFLMAPRHHSAMKYVGAPRVEMGIRTIFNLLGPMSNPAGVKRQMTGVFSRDWVRPMAEVLGRLGCEKAWVVHGSDGLDELTTTGPSFVAELKDGAVAEFEVSPADAGLPMAAPEDLKGADPETNAKALRDVLGGTEGAYRDVVLLNAAASLVVADKAGDLKQGVAQAADSIESGKALAALDKLVALTNG; translated from the coding sequence ATGAGCGATACGGCCCACTACCTAAAACCCCTTCTGGCCCAGGTGGCCGACGGCGTCTCCATGAGCGAGGACGAAGCGGCCCAGGCCTTTGAAATCATCATGTCCGGCCATGCCACCGACGCCCAGATCGGCGCCTTTTTGATGGCATTGCGGCTGCGCGGCGAGACGGTGGAGGAAATCACCGGCGCCGTGCGCACCATGCGCGCCAAGATGCTCACCGTCACCGCTCCGGACGGCGCCATGGATATTGTCGGCACCGGCGGCGATGCCTCGGGCACCTACAACATCTCCACCGCCTCGGCCTTCGTGGTCGCCGGTTGCGGCATCCCCATCGCCAAGCACGGCAACAAGGCCCTGTCGTCCAAGTCCGGCGCCGCCGACGTCCTGACCAGCCTGGGCGTGAATATCGGTGCTGAAATGGATGTGGTGGAAAAAGCCATAGCCGAGGCCGGGATTGGCTTCCTGATGGCCCCGCGCCATCATAGCGCCATGAAATACGTAGGCGCTCCCCGGGTTGAGATGGGAATCCGCACCATCTTCAACCTGCTCGGCCCCATGTCCAATCCCGCCGGGGTCAAACGGCAGATGACCGGCGTCTTCTCCCGTGACTGGGTCCGCCCCATGGCCGAGGTTCTGGGTCGCCTGGGCTGCGAGAAGGCCTGGGTGGTGCATGGCTCCGATGGTCTCGATGAACTGACCACCACCGGCCCCTCCTTTGTTGCCGAACTGAAGGATGGCGCAGTTGCCGAGTTCGAGGTCTCGCCTGCCGACGCGGGCCTGCCCATGGCGGCACCGGAAGACCTCAAGGGGGCCGACCCGGAAACCAACGCCAAAGCCCTGCGCGATGTGCTGGGTGGGACAGAGGGTGCCTATCGCGACGTGGTGCTGTTGAATGCGGCCGCCTCCTTGGTGGTTGCCGACAAGGCCGGGGATCTGAAACAAGGCGTGGCCCAGGCCGCCGACAGCATCGAGTCCGGCAAGGCATTGGCGGCATTGGACAAATTGGTCGCGCTGACCAATGGATAA
- the trpC gene encoding indole-3-glycerol phosphate synthase TrpC, with amino-acid sequence MDNVLDKICADKRDHVARCKADRSLADVERAAKSAEPTRGFAEALTQAVAEGGHGLIAEIKKASPSKGLIRGDFDPETLAAAYEAGGASCLSVLTDQPYFQGHDDYLVAARSVVDLPVLRKDFMVDPYQVTEARSLGADCILLIMAALDDGLAKELESAAMDWGMDVLIEIHDGEELDRALALRSPLLGINNRNLKTLEVSLATTETLAPRVPTDRHLVCESGLFSAKDLHRMSKVGAHRFLIGESLMRQPDVAAATKAILAPIEDL; translated from the coding sequence ATGGATAATGTGCTCGACAAGATCTGCGCCGACAAACGCGACCATGTGGCCCGCTGCAAGGCTGACCGCTCCCTGGCCGATGTGGAGCGTGCCGCCAAATCCGCCGAACCCACCCGTGGATTTGCCGAGGCCCTGACCCAGGCCGTGGCGGAAGGTGGACACGGCCTGATCGCGGAAATCAAAAAGGCGTCGCCCTCAAAAGGCCTGATTCGCGGTGATTTCGATCCCGAAACGTTGGCCGCCGCCTATGAGGCCGGAGGCGCTTCTTGCCTGTCCGTACTCACGGATCAACCCTACTTTCAGGGCCATGATGACTATCTGGTGGCTGCCCGATCGGTGGTCGATTTGCCGGTCCTGCGCAAGGATTTCATGGTCGATCCCTATCAGGTCACCGAGGCCAGGTCCTTAGGTGCCGATTGCATCTTGTTGATCATGGCGGCGCTGGATGACGGCCTGGCCAAGGAGCTTGAATCGGCAGCCATGGACTGGGGCATGGATGTGCTGATCGAAATCCACGATGGCGAGGAATTGGACCGGGCCTTGGCGCTGCGCTCTCCCCTGCTCGGCATCAACAACCGCAACCTCAAGACCTTGGAGGTCAGTTTGGCCACCACCGAGACACTGGCCCCCCGCGTGCCCACGGACCGCCATCTGGTCTGCGAAAGCGGATTGTTCTCCGCCAAGGACCTGCATCGCATGTCCAAAGTTGGCGCCCACCGGTTTTTGATCGGTGAGTCTCTGATGCGTCAACCGGATGTGGCGGCGGCGACCAAGGCCATCCTCGCCCCGATCGAGGACCTCTGA
- the moaC gene encoding cyclic pyranopterin monophosphate synthase MoaC, giving the protein MAEFSHFDTNGNAVMVDVSKKDSTERTATAEGKVLVSQETMDLIQGKGFKKGDVLGVAQLAGIMGAKRTPDLIPLCHPLALTSVKVDLSCDLVDTAVVISATCKLAGRTGVEMEALTAVAVAALTVYDMCKAVDKGMRITDIRLTHKAGGKSGTYEAP; this is encoded by the coding sequence ATGGCGGAATTCTCTCATTTTGACACCAATGGCAACGCGGTCATGGTGGATGTGTCCAAAAAAGACAGCACCGAACGCACCGCCACGGCCGAGGGAAAGGTTTTGGTCTCGCAGGAAACCATGGACCTGATCCAGGGCAAGGGCTTCAAGAAAGGCGACGTGCTCGGCGTGGCCCAACTGGCCGGCATCATGGGCGCCAAACGGACCCCCGATCTGATTCCCTTGTGCCACCCCCTGGCCCTGACGTCGGTCAAAGTCGATCTGTCGTGCGACCTGGTGGATACCGCCGTGGTCATTTCCGCCACCTGCAAGCTGGCCGGTAGGACCGGGGTGGAGATGGAAGCCCTGACAGCCGTCGCGGTCGCCGCCCTGACCGTCTATGACATGTGCAAGGCGGTGGACAAGGGCATGCGGATCACCGACATTCGGCTCACCCACAAGGCCGGAGGCAAATCCGGCACCTATGAGGCCCCCTGA